GTTTATCGTGTAAATGAGACTGAGGTACGTAATTATACTGCTGTTATCGTTTCTGATGGTAATGGTAATTGGACCATTAACAACACTCATGATGTTGAGTTGGTTAATGTTACTGTTGTTAAAGTTTGGACTGATAATGGTAACCAGGATGGTGTCAGACCTGCTAATGTGACTGTTTTATTGTTTGCTGATGATGTGAACATTTTGAACGTTACTTTGAGTGATTCTAATAATTGGACTCATACTTTTGTAGGTTTAGATAAGTTCAGGGATAATGGTACTGAGATCGTTTATCGTGTTAACGAGACTGAGGTACGTAATTATACTGCTATCATTACCAGAGATAACAATAACTTTTTAATTAATAACACTCATGATGTTGAGTTGGTTAATGTTACTGTTGTTAAAGTTTGGACTGATAATGGTAACCAGGATGGTGTCAGACCTGCTAATGTGACTGTTTTATTGTTTGCTGATGATGTGAACATTATGAATG
This genomic window from Methanobrevibacter thaueri contains:
- a CDS encoding Cna B-type domain-containing protein, yielding NTHDVELVNVTVVKVWTDNGNQDGVRPANVTVLLFADDVNILNVTLSDSNNWTHTFVGLDKFRDNGTEIVYRVNETEVRNYTAVIVSDGNGNWTINNTHDVELVNVTVVKVWTDNGNQDGVRPANVTVLLFADDVNILNVTLSDSNNWTHTFVGLDKFRDNGTEIVYRVNETEVRNYTAIITRDNNNFLINNTHDVELVNVTVVKVWTDNGNQDGVRPANVTVLLFADDVNIMN